In one window of Rhodoglobus vestalii DNA:
- a CDS encoding TIGR03943 family putative permease subunit: MILIVIAVSATVWLAVTQQLVLYIHPRYIVFTVIMAAIALALGVMSVAVRPRSPEEPAVSKGWAKIVGITALVLSGVVAVSLIVVPPATLSSATASQRDIVGSTVGSDSQNADDVANADESLIASFTVVDWASLLRQTSDPSFYADKTATVVGFITESEDDPENIFYLSRFTVTCCAVDAQPTGIAVYAPNWKNSFAVDAWVEVTGLFEINPSSRSDASLVLVPNELSGVERPSEPYLY, translated from the coding sequence GTGATTCTCATCGTCATCGCCGTGAGCGCCACCGTGTGGCTTGCGGTAACCCAGCAACTGGTTCTCTATATTCACCCGCGCTATATCGTCTTCACCGTGATCATGGCAGCGATCGCGCTTGCATTGGGTGTGATGAGTGTCGCTGTTCGCCCACGCAGCCCAGAGGAACCCGCAGTCTCGAAGGGCTGGGCAAAGATTGTCGGCATCACTGCGCTGGTGCTCTCCGGCGTCGTTGCGGTATCGCTCATTGTTGTCCCACCAGCAACGCTCTCGAGCGCGACAGCCAGCCAGCGGGACATTGTGGGTTCGACGGTGGGCAGCGATAGCCAGAATGCGGATGACGTTGCCAACGCCGATGAGTCCCTGATTGCGAGCTTCACTGTGGTCGACTGGGCGTCGCTGCTGCGCCAGACCAGCGATCCGAGTTTCTATGCCGACAAGACCGCAACCGTGGTGGGTTTCATCACCGAAAGTGAAGATGACCCGGAGAACATTTTCTATCTGTCTCGGTTCACCGTAACCTGCTGTGCGGTCGACGCTCAGCCAACAGGAATCGCTGTTTATGCACCGAACTGGAAAAACAGTTTTGCGGTTGACGCGTGGGTGGAGGTCACCGGTCTTTTTGAGATCAACCCTAGTTCGCGCAGCGATGCGTCGCTGGTTCTTGTTCCCAACGAATTGAGCGGGGTGGAGCGGCCGAGTGAGCCATATCTCTACTAG
- a CDS encoding Rne/Rng family ribonuclease: MVNESDKSKEVPKKKGLFGRILPASRAVAEKPTAQSRPAQSRPAETPSAETPAPAAKRPAAKSAAQHVGLDLPKSVTEIPAATDTDARSKATPAAKAPAAKKKPAATPPSTTSLLFQAPDLPALAARAPRTRNDNKSHPDTIEDDSGAHDEAGNVRRRSRRRSGEEARPGDESPNTVVRVRQPRKQAEPSNEPTRVKGSTRLEAKKQRRRDGRDAGRRRPVVTESEFLARRESVDRVMVVRSKFDRIQIAVLEDGVLVEHYVAKAQDASLIGNVYLGRVQNVLPSMEAAFVDIGRGRNAVLYSGEVDWDAAAENSPDGKQQARRIELALKPGDRVLVQVTKDPIGHKGARLTSQVSLPGRYLVYVPNGSMSGISRKLPDTERSRLKKILKGVLPENVGVIVRTAAEGATEEQLTLDVSRLTSQWADISSQVEKAQAPALLHSEPDLLIKIIRDVFNEDFRKLVIEGDDARTTIESYVRSVAPDLLDRLQLHESTVDSFEEYRVSEQIEKALDRKVWLPSGGSLVIDRTEAMTVVDVNTGKFVGSGGNLEETVTKNNVEAAEEIVRQLRLRDIGGIIVVDFIDMVLESNRDLVLRRLVECLSRDRTKHQVAEVTSLGLVQMTRKKLGLGLLETFSENCEVCAGRGVVVHHDPVTKHRQQTTQSEQAGSGRRGRNRGGNVNSGGNAGNNNGGNNNGASSSESAHSGGSASKQSNGSAKPAQSGSNNSGSNGTHAITEDVRLALARVAASTVVAASDHSTRAPAEPHEAASTAQKLASSEKAAPPSDAGSSKKPDDVNSEKKTQKSPPQTSDIVEAAAEAAVAILDLPASKASKAPPKLSTHDAEQILGSVLEALPEPTKPGQGKSRGSRRASSQGKTISPAPSDNK; the protein is encoded by the coding sequence ATGGTGAATGAAAGCGATAAATCGAAAGAAGTTCCCAAGAAGAAGGGCCTTTTTGGCCGAATTCTTCCGGCTTCCCGGGCTGTGGCAGAGAAGCCGACGGCACAGAGTCGACCGGCACAGAGTCGTCCAGCAGAGACACCGTCAGCCGAAACCCCAGCACCGGCAGCGAAACGGCCGGCGGCGAAATCGGCCGCTCAGCACGTGGGCCTCGACCTTCCAAAATCTGTGACTGAAATTCCCGCTGCTACCGATACGGATGCGCGTTCGAAGGCAACGCCGGCTGCGAAGGCGCCAGCGGCCAAGAAAAAGCCAGCAGCAACGCCACCCTCAACGACGTCGCTGCTGTTCCAAGCTCCTGATCTTCCCGCCCTTGCCGCTCGCGCTCCTCGAACCCGCAACGACAACAAGTCACACCCCGACACCATCGAAGACGACTCTGGGGCGCATGACGAGGCAGGCAATGTGCGTCGACGTTCACGTCGTCGTTCGGGTGAAGAGGCTCGCCCCGGCGATGAATCGCCGAACACCGTTGTGCGGGTGCGCCAACCGCGCAAGCAGGCTGAGCCCAGCAATGAGCCGACTCGCGTTAAGGGGTCAACTCGTCTTGAAGCTAAGAAGCAGCGCCGCCGCGATGGCCGCGATGCTGGTCGCCGCCGTCCGGTTGTCACGGAGAGCGAGTTTTTGGCGCGTCGTGAAAGCGTTGACCGCGTCATGGTGGTCCGCTCAAAGTTTGACCGCATCCAGATCGCCGTTCTCGAAGATGGCGTCTTGGTGGAGCACTATGTTGCCAAAGCCCAGGATGCGAGCCTGATCGGCAACGTCTACCTGGGTCGTGTGCAGAACGTGTTGCCCAGCATGGAGGCAGCGTTTGTCGATATTGGGCGCGGCCGGAACGCCGTGCTCTATTCGGGCGAAGTTGATTGGGATGCTGCGGCAGAGAACTCTCCTGACGGCAAGCAGCAGGCCCGCCGCATTGAGCTCGCGCTCAAGCCAGGCGACCGCGTGCTCGTTCAGGTCACAAAAGATCCGATCGGTCACAAGGGTGCGCGCCTGACGAGCCAAGTGTCGCTGCCGGGTCGTTATCTCGTGTACGTGCCGAATGGTTCGATGAGTGGCATTAGTCGCAAGCTCCCCGATACCGAACGTTCACGACTCAAGAAAATTCTTAAGGGCGTGCTTCCGGAGAACGTTGGCGTCATTGTGCGAACGGCGGCCGAGGGGGCCACGGAAGAGCAGCTCACCCTCGATGTGAGCCGTCTGACTAGCCAGTGGGCCGACATCAGCTCGCAGGTTGAGAAGGCGCAGGCTCCTGCACTGCTCCACTCGGAGCCAGACCTGCTGATCAAGATCATCCGTGATGTCTTCAACGAAGATTTCCGCAAGCTCGTAATCGAAGGCGACGATGCTCGCACCACCATTGAGAGCTATGTTCGTTCGGTTGCCCCTGATCTGCTGGATCGCCTTCAACTGCATGAAAGCACCGTTGACTCCTTTGAGGAATACCGAGTTTCTGAGCAGATCGAGAAAGCTCTTGATCGCAAGGTGTGGTTGCCCTCCGGTGGCTCGCTTGTCATTGACCGTACGGAGGCGATGACGGTTGTCGATGTCAACACAGGTAAGTTCGTTGGCTCGGGTGGAAACCTAGAAGAGACGGTCACGAAAAACAACGTCGAAGCTGCCGAAGAGATCGTTCGCCAGCTGCGATTGCGTGATATTGGTGGAATCATCGTCGTTGACTTCATTGACATGGTGCTTGAGTCGAACCGTGACCTTGTGTTGCGTCGACTTGTTGAGTGCTTGAGCCGTGATCGCACGAAACACCAGGTTGCAGAAGTGACGTCGCTGGGTCTCGTGCAGATGACTCGCAAAAAATTGGGTCTCGGCTTGCTCGAAACGTTCAGCGAAAACTGTGAAGTGTGTGCGGGTCGTGGCGTCGTCGTTCACCATGATCCGGTTACCAAGCACCGCCAGCAGACCACTCAGAGTGAGCAGGCGGGCAGCGGTCGTCGTGGACGTAATCGCGGTGGCAACGTTAACAGCGGCGGCAACGCAGGCAACAACAATGGTGGCAACAACAACGGCGCCAGTAGTTCCGAATCAGCCCACAGCGGCGGGTCTGCTAGCAAACAGTCCAATGGCAGCGCAAAACCTGCTCAGAGTGGCTCGAACAATAGCGGCAGCAACGGAACTCACGCAATCACAGAGGACGTTCGGCTGGCGCTTGCTCGTGTTGCTGCGAGCACGGTCGTAGCGGCTTCAGATCACAGCACTCGCGCGCCCGCAGAACCCCACGAGGCAGCATCGACGGCGCAGAAATTGGCTTCGTCAGAGAAGGCCGCTCCCCCAAGCGATGCAGGCTCCTCGAAGAAGCCGGATGACGTCAACTCCGAGAAGAAGACTCAGAAGTCGCCTCCCCAGACCAGCGACATTGTTGAGGCTGCTGCAGAAGCCGCGGTTGCCATTCTTGATCTACCCGCCTCGAAGGCATCAAAGGCTCCGCCAAAGCTCAGCACACACGATGCTGAGCAGATATTGGGATCAGTTCTCGAAGCACTCCCGGAGCCCACGAAGCCGGGTCAAGGAAAGTCGCGCGGATCACGTCGTGCCAGCAGCCAGGGTAAGACGATCTCCCCAGCTCCAAGCGACAACAAATAG
- a CDS encoding bifunctional folylpolyglutamate synthase/dihydrofolate synthase — protein sequence MSERDDEFDDSAEPDESFDDSLSDEERAELDGAHPLADLSPFADGFEGTNIDDDSDFELEDSEYAQDAGLVYEELLARIGEQAPQPRLEATRRAVELIGDPQRTYPVIHLTGTNGKTSTSRIVESILRAYGLRTGLMTSPHLMRVNERIMIDGRAISNRALAENWADIRPYLLMVDAELLAKGEEPLTYFEALTVLAFASFADAPIDVAVLEVGMGGEWDSTNVADGQVAVFSPIALDHTQRLGSTIAEIARTKAGIIKPAAAIVSAVQTSDAQIALERAADLTESKLGFEGDAFELLSSAVAVGGQLISVRGLAATYSDLFLPLFGEFQGHNAALAIAAVESFLGAGSQALVMDVLAEGLATVSSPGRLQVIGAEPTVIVDAAHNPHGAAALAAALKEYFTFDEIAFVVGVLDDKDAAGIIGALAPVANRFYVTSSQSDRAVAPEDLVEIVRELHEETTDFDSFAEAMELARGWAAENERRAVVVTGSISLVAEALALADMEGWKP from the coding sequence ATGTCTGAACGCGATGATGAATTCGATGACAGTGCAGAGCCCGACGAATCCTTCGATGATTCGCTCAGCGACGAAGAGCGCGCCGAACTCGACGGCGCGCACCCTCTCGCCGACCTCAGCCCTTTCGCCGATGGTTTTGAGGGCACCAATATCGACGACGATTCGGACTTCGAACTCGAAGATTCCGAATACGCGCAGGATGCTGGACTGGTTTATGAAGAACTGCTTGCCCGCATAGGGGAGCAGGCGCCCCAACCGCGCCTCGAGGCAACACGTCGTGCCGTGGAACTGATCGGTGACCCGCAGCGCACTTACCCCGTGATTCACCTCACGGGCACCAACGGCAAGACCTCAACGAGCCGCATCGTCGAGAGCATCCTGCGCGCCTACGGGTTGCGTACGGGGCTCATGACGAGCCCACATCTGATGCGCGTGAACGAGCGGATCATGATTGATGGGCGGGCGATCTCCAACCGCGCTTTGGCCGAAAACTGGGCTGACATCCGCCCCTATTTGCTGATGGTGGATGCTGAGCTGCTCGCTAAGGGCGAGGAGCCGCTGACGTATTTTGAAGCGCTGACAGTTCTTGCGTTCGCGAGCTTTGCGGACGCCCCCATCGATGTTGCGGTGCTTGAAGTGGGCATGGGGGGCGAGTGGGATTCCACCAACGTGGCCGACGGCCAAGTGGCAGTGTTCAGCCCTATAGCGCTTGACCACACCCAACGCTTGGGCTCAACTATTGCCGAGATTGCGCGCACTAAGGCGGGGATCATCAAGCCGGCAGCGGCAATCGTGTCTGCGGTGCAGACTTCTGACGCCCAGATCGCTCTTGAACGCGCCGCAGATCTCACGGAGTCGAAGTTGGGTTTCGAGGGCGATGCGTTTGAGTTGCTCAGCAGCGCGGTGGCGGTTGGTGGCCAGTTGATTTCTGTCCGCGGCCTCGCCGCAACCTACTCTGACCTTTTCTTGCCACTGTTTGGTGAGTTCCAGGGCCACAATGCTGCTCTCGCGATTGCTGCTGTGGAGTCTTTCCTCGGCGCGGGTAGCCAGGCACTGGTTATGGATGTGCTTGCCGAGGGGCTTGCCACCGTCTCGTCCCCCGGTCGCCTTCAGGTTATCGGTGCCGAACCGACTGTCATTGTGGATGCCGCGCACAACCCGCACGGGGCGGCGGCGCTGGCGGCGGCGCTCAAGGAGTACTTCACCTTCGATGAGATCGCGTTCGTTGTCGGTGTCCTTGATGACAAGGATGCTGCGGGAATCATTGGAGCACTCGCTCCGGTGGCGAACCGGTTCTATGTCACCTCGTCGCAGTCTGACCGCGCTGTCGCTCCCGAGGATCTCGTCGAGATCGTGCGTGAGCTCCATGAAGAGACCACCGACTTTGATTCCTTTGCTGAGGCGATGGAGCTGGCTCGCGGCTGGGCGGCCGAGAATGAGCGCCGCGCCGTGGTTGTTACCGGCTCAATTTCACTCGTCGCTGAGGCGCTGGCGCTGGCGGATATGGAAGGGTGGAAGCCATGA
- the rpmA gene encoding 50S ribosomal protein L27, producing the protein MAHKKGASSTRNGRDSNAQRLGVKRFGGQVVLAGEILVRQRGTHFHPGVNVGRGGDDTLFALSAGSVQFGAKGGRKVVNIVTV; encoded by the coding sequence ATGGCACATAAAAAGGGCGCAAGCTCCACCCGTAACGGTCGTGACTCTAACGCTCAGCGCCTCGGCGTAAAGCGCTTCGGCGGCCAAGTTGTTCTCGCCGGCGAGATTCTCGTTCGTCAGCGTGGCACCCACTTCCACCCCGGCGTCAACGTCGGGCGCGGTGGAGACGACACACTGTTCGCGCTCTCCGCGGGCTCAGTACAGTTTGGTGCCAAAGGCGGCCGCAAAGTCGTCAACATCGTCACCGTTTAG
- a CDS encoding permease codes for MTVPGSVENDHRHDHRHDQRPRRSRRRLLWLAIGTLGVAGVLALRAFTGGLDSVGVPNVPQDLLTLATSIIIESLPFVVLGIVLSIVVQTWLPDDLLMRYLPHAPVLRRAAISLFGIALPVCECGNVPLARGLILKGFSVPEAMTFLLAAPIINPITIITTYQAFGFDDGILVGRILGGLAIANIVGWLFSLHPQPNALLTDRFAAQCAAGSDHHRQTRSEKSLDIFMRESSVLMPAIFIGSLIAGAIQVAVPRDVLVSLGSNPLWSILAMMLLAFIISVCSSVDAFFILPFASTFMPGSIVTFLVFGPIIDIKMLAIMRTTFTARVLVQLSLVVALMSAFIGLVINFVA; via the coding sequence CTGACTGTGCCGGGAAGTGTCGAAAACGATCATCGACATGATCATCGACACGATCAGCGACCTCGCCGTTCACGACGCCGCTTGCTGTGGCTCGCCATCGGAACGCTCGGAGTTGCTGGGGTGCTCGCGCTTCGCGCGTTTACCGGAGGGCTTGACTCAGTAGGCGTTCCCAATGTGCCGCAAGATTTGCTCACCCTTGCGACGAGCATCATCATCGAATCGCTACCATTCGTTGTCCTCGGAATTGTGTTGTCAATTGTTGTGCAGACATGGTTGCCCGACGACCTGCTCATGCGCTATCTGCCGCACGCCCCGGTGCTACGGCGGGCGGCGATCTCACTTTTCGGTATCGCCCTTCCGGTGTGCGAATGTGGCAACGTTCCTCTGGCTCGAGGCCTTATCCTTAAAGGTTTTTCGGTGCCAGAGGCGATGACCTTCCTTCTTGCGGCCCCCATCATCAACCCCATTACGATCATCACCACGTATCAGGCGTTCGGATTTGACGATGGCATCCTGGTTGGCCGCATTCTCGGTGGGCTCGCCATCGCGAATATTGTTGGTTGGCTCTTTAGTCTGCATCCACAGCCCAACGCATTGCTCACGGATCGGTTCGCCGCGCAATGCGCTGCGGGGTCGGATCATCATCGTCAGACTCGTTCTGAGAAGAGCCTCGATATTTTCATGCGCGAGTCGAGCGTGCTCATGCCCGCAATCTTTATTGGCTCGCTGATCGCCGGAGCAATCCAAGTGGCCGTTCCTCGTGATGTTCTGGTGTCACTCGGCAGCAACCCGCTGTGGTCGATTCTCGCGATGATGTTGCTGGCGTTCATCATTTCGGTGTGCTCCAGCGTTGATGCCTTTTTCATTCTGCCGTTCGCGAGTACGTTCATGCCCGGCTCAATCGTCACGTTCTTGGTGTTCGGGCCCATCATTGACATCAAGATGCTGGCGATTATGCGCACGACTTTCACCGCCAGAGTGCTGGTGCAATTGTCGCTCGTCGTGGCCCTCATGAGCGCGTTTATTGGGTTGGTGATCAATTTTGTGGCCTAG
- a CDS encoding DUF4031 domain-containing protein, whose amino-acid sequence MTVLIDQPIWPAHNTVWAHIISDTSLDELHDFAHRAGIPRQGFDLDHYDVPARMWEQLVGLGAQPVSVREFVRSLEASGLRISQRERRLPSVPPPRGQSSP is encoded by the coding sequence ATGACTGTGTTGATCGACCAGCCGATCTGGCCAGCGCACAACACGGTGTGGGCGCACATCATCAGCGACACTTCGCTCGATGAATTGCACGACTTTGCCCATCGCGCCGGTATCCCCCGCCAAGGCTTTGACCTTGACCACTATGACGTTCCCGCCCGCATGTGGGAGCAACTTGTTGGCCTGGGCGCACAACCGGTGTCAGTGCGAGAGTTTGTGCGCAGTCTTGAAGCGAGTGGCCTCCGCATATCGCAGCGCGAGCGAAGGCTGCCGTCAGTCCCACCGCCTCGAGGGCAGAGTTCACCGTGA
- a CDS encoding Ig-like domain-containing protein, which yields MSHISTSRRSGHSRPGIRSFRQAFGWTVGVLLALCGVFLALGYLQGPKLSSAQLDADAVVSSADQTLRLFLNQSVAAVAVDAVTVEPAAAVSVTSEADLVSLTFDGPLEYNTAYTVTVDDVVSISGGSASTIDYSFTTGEPELYYLDRGEPTDEIVQTGLSGSARSVLFAGEGIQEFVPVGELLAVTTASADRIGTLQLVNPQTGITERVLLPEVGEVADLDASRSGSTLGFTISSVDRGPNETISHTLYTVDVDRGRDVVAVAGIDGEPMRVLGWQFIPGTSNIVALTTDTTVVRVDLASGDVVPLGQYFEFDRVSADGTHVVLTDPRGSAAVSLSDGSETRLFPSPIDDEQPFLGQADVDATGALIAKMVLVGQTAGTFSSVLAYDDGDVSRVLYQTVDDKGAILDFRVSPNGQFVAVEVHPNFSVFDSDEYVMAARPRSVTTYIVEVATGAVTRSVEGFGAVWR from the coding sequence GTGAGCCATATCTCTACTAGCCGACGCTCCGGGCACTCGCGTCCGGGCATCCGCTCTTTTCGTCAGGCATTTGGCTGGACTGTTGGAGTGCTGTTGGCGCTGTGTGGGGTATTTTTGGCCCTCGGTTATCTGCAGGGGCCAAAGCTCTCCAGCGCACAACTTGACGCGGATGCCGTTGTTTCTTCCGCTGATCAAACGTTGCGACTTTTTCTGAATCAATCAGTCGCTGCCGTTGCGGTGGATGCCGTCACCGTGGAGCCGGCCGCCGCTGTGAGCGTCACTAGCGAGGCAGATCTGGTGTCGTTGACCTTCGACGGGCCTCTGGAATACAACACGGCCTACACGGTTACCGTTGACGACGTCGTGAGTATCTCTGGTGGCTCGGCGTCAACGATTGACTATTCTTTCACTACGGGTGAGCCGGAGCTCTACTACCTTGACCGCGGTGAGCCAACCGATGAGATCGTTCAAACCGGGCTGAGTGGAAGTGCGCGTTCGGTGCTTTTTGCGGGCGAGGGAATCCAAGAGTTTGTTCCGGTGGGGGAGCTTTTGGCGGTAACGACCGCCAGCGCTGATCGTATTGGCACGCTGCAACTCGTCAATCCTCAGACGGGGATCACCGAACGAGTGTTGCTCCCCGAGGTGGGGGAGGTCGCAGATCTTGATGCCTCGCGTTCGGGGTCAACTCTCGGGTTCACTATCTCGAGCGTTGACCGGGGCCCCAATGAGACTATTTCGCACACGCTGTACACCGTCGATGTTGACCGGGGGCGCGACGTTGTTGCGGTGGCCGGCATTGATGGTGAACCGATGCGGGTGCTGGGATGGCAGTTCATTCCGGGAACCTCAAATATCGTGGCTCTCACTACCGACACCACGGTTGTGAGAGTCGACCTGGCAAGCGGTGACGTCGTGCCGCTCGGTCAATATTTCGAATTCGATCGAGTCTCGGCCGATGGTACTCATGTCGTTCTGACCGATCCACGCGGCAGCGCAGCAGTGTCTCTGAGCGATGGATCCGAGACCCGACTTTTTCCCTCTCCTATTGATGACGAGCAGCCATTCTTGGGTCAGGCCGATGTGGATGCCACGGGTGCTTTGATCGCCAAAATGGTGTTGGTGGGTCAGACAGCGGGTACCTTCAGCAGCGTGCTCGCCTATGACGACGGTGATGTTTCGCGCGTCCTGTACCAAACTGTTGACGACAAGGGTGCGATTCTCGACTTTCGAGTTTCACCCAATGGACAGTTTGTTGCGGTGGAGGTTCACCCAAACTTTTCTGTATTCGACTCTGACGAATATGTGATGGCCGCACGGCCGCGCAGTGTGACAACGTACATCGTTGAGGTCGCTACCGGCGCGGTCACTCGCAGCGTTGAGGGGTTCGGCGCGGTGTGGCGATAA
- a CDS encoding vitamin K epoxide reductase family protein has product MTASGVHKRPIALAIFLIVSGVIGLVASFQLTVEKIRTLENPDAVLSCDFSLIVQCAKNLDSAQGAILGFPNPLIGLIGFTAPVVVGAATLAGARFASWFWVVFNIGIAGAFAFCLWLAYQSIFDLATLCPWCMVVWSVTIPMFWAVTLRNLTVGAIAAPRTLRRAAAAAYSWVPVITIVGYIIIAIVAQIRLDVLSYL; this is encoded by the coding sequence ATGACTGCATCCGGGGTTCACAAAAGACCTATTGCCCTCGCCATATTTTTGATTGTTAGTGGCGTTATTGGCCTCGTGGCTTCATTCCAGCTCACGGTAGAAAAGATTCGTACCCTCGAGAATCCGGATGCGGTACTGAGCTGCGACTTCAGTCTCATCGTTCAGTGCGCAAAAAACTTGGATTCTGCACAGGGGGCAATTCTCGGCTTCCCCAACCCCCTCATCGGGCTGATCGGTTTCACCGCGCCCGTCGTTGTTGGTGCCGCAACTCTGGCCGGTGCGCGCTTCGCGAGCTGGTTCTGGGTCGTGTTTAACATCGGAATCGCGGGAGCATTCGCCTTCTGCCTCTGGCTCGCCTACCAGAGCATCTTTGACCTCGCTACGCTGTGCCCCTGGTGCATGGTGGTGTGGTCAGTGACGATTCCCATGTTTTGGGCAGTCACGCTGCGAAACCTCACGGTGGGCGCAATTGCTGCACCGCGCACACTGCGTCGAGCCGCCGCCGCCGCGTATAGCTGGGTGCCCGTCATCACAATCGTGGGCTACATCATCATTGCGATCGTTGCCCAGATTCGCCTCGACGTTCTCAGCTACCTGTAA
- the rplU gene encoding 50S ribosomal protein L21: MVYAVVRAGGRQEKVEVGTVVVLDRIAADKNGNVELAPVLFVDGDKITHDAKALEKIKVVAEVLNDERGPKIVIQKFKNKTGYKVRQGHRQELTRIKITSIN, encoded by the coding sequence GTGGTTTACGCAGTTGTGCGCGCCGGTGGGCGGCAGGAGAAGGTAGAGGTTGGCACTGTTGTCGTTCTCGACCGCATCGCAGCCGACAAGAACGGCAATGTCGAGCTCGCTCCAGTTCTGTTCGTTGATGGCGACAAGATCACTCACGACGCCAAGGCGCTCGAGAAGATCAAGGTCGTTGCTGAGGTTCTGAACGACGAGCGCGGTCCTAAGATCGTGATTCAGAAGTTCAAAAACAAGACCGGTTACAAGGTTCGCCAGGGTCACCGCCAAGAGCTGACCCGCATCAAGATCACCAGCATCAACTAG
- the ndk gene encoding nucleoside-diphosphate kinase, with translation MNIEETLVLIKPDGVARNLTGEILRRIEAKGYQLVDVRLVQADVDLLAEHYAEHEGKPFYEPLLDFMQSGPTVALRIAGNRAIEGFRSLAGTTDPTTAAPGTIRGDLGRDWGLAVQQNLVHGSDSPESATRELALWFR, from the coding sequence ATGAACATCGAAGAGACACTCGTACTGATCAAGCCGGATGGCGTTGCTCGCAACCTGACCGGAGAAATCCTTCGTCGTATCGAGGCTAAGGGCTATCAACTAGTTGATGTGCGTCTTGTGCAGGCTGACGTAGATTTGCTTGCGGAGCACTATGCCGAGCACGAAGGCAAGCCGTTCTACGAGCCACTGCTCGACTTCATGCAGTCTGGCCCGACTGTTGCGCTGCGCATCGCGGGCAACCGCGCCATAGAGGGTTTCCGTTCTCTTGCGGGCACGACCGATCCTACGACGGCAGCCCCCGGAACCATCCGTGGCGACCTCGGCCGCGATTGGGGCTTAGCGGTTCAGCAGAACCTTGTTCACGGCAGTGACTCGCCCGAGTCGGCGACACGCGAATTGGCGCTCTGGTTCCGCTAA
- a CDS encoding DUF4233 domain-containing protein → MSKTARPRRQRTVTELLLSIVLVLDATLIFFVALTAFGLKALPPAPAFIGGAVLIILFVVLARMLHRPGALWVGWVLQGGLIALGFVLTPMFVVGAGFAAIWTYCFIKGRQIDAAKAQAMGSTTTTTPDEETE, encoded by the coding sequence ATGAGCAAAACGGCGCGCCCGCGCAGACAACGTACGGTAACTGAGCTGCTGCTGAGCATCGTTTTGGTGCTCGATGCGACCCTCATTTTCTTTGTTGCGTTGACGGCATTTGGGCTGAAGGCTCTGCCCCCGGCGCCCGCGTTTATCGGCGGGGCGGTGCTCATCATCCTCTTTGTAGTGCTCGCGAGAATGCTGCACCGCCCCGGGGCTTTATGGGTCGGATGGGTGTTGCAGGGCGGTCTTATCGCCCTCGGCTTCGTACTCACGCCCATGTTCGTGGTGGGCGCTGGTTTCGCCGCGATTTGGACGTACTGCTTTATCAAAGGCCGTCAGATCGATGCCGCTAAAGCGCAAGCGATGGGTTCAACAACCACAACCACCCCCGATGAGGAGACAGAATGA